From Lolium perenne isolate Kyuss_39 chromosome 5, Kyuss_2.0, whole genome shotgun sequence, a single genomic window includes:
- the LOC127304877 gene encoding uncharacterized protein codes for MAAETTSCFTFLKEGLLLPTQNPKLFTPVLLLLAVTTFLTSTVQVLFMQPFTDDMFSHLVEFKNTDFSSYEYPALLEAIKQDAVIVIPELIIALALGFVVQILALFAAFTTYSGDRYSLAELVREISKGSALKGPSITAAVATALGLAWIAVLVALLSVMTTRGHPVVLSVQGLVFALAFLGFLCFAVVAVVSVAASVADEECSGVRALRRAWRLMTRVRRKEGLVLVLVAHLLPAVVNPAYGVAVAYAKKSMVMTLCMVAVHAFLSGAQQLFYLAAAMVYYYEAMESKEVAPCGYAKDPIRGRKCPTDDP; via the coding sequence ATGGCTGCTGAAACCACATCATGCTTTACTTTCCTGAAGGAAGGCCTGCTCCTCCCCACGCAAAACCCAAAGCTCTTCACGCCCGTGCTCCTCCTCTTGGCCGTCACCACCTTCCTTACCTCCACAGTCCAAGTCCTGTTCATGCAGCCTTTCACCGACGACATGTTCAGCCATCTCGTCGAGTTCAAGAACACCGACTTCTCGAGCTACGAGTACCCTGCGCTCCTGGAGGCGATAAAGCAAGATGCGGTAATCGTCATCCCTGAACTGATCATCGCGTTGGCGCTTGGCTTCGTCGTACAGATCCTCGCCTTGTTCGCGGCCTTCACGACCTACTCCGGCGACCGCTACTCGCTCGCGGAGCTCGTCCGCGAGATCAGCAAGGGGAGCGCTCTCAAGGGCCCTTCCATCACCGCCGCCGTGGCCACCGCGCTTGGCTTGGCGTGGATCGCCGTACTGGTGGCCCTGCTTTCGGTCATGACGACGCGTGGCCATCCGGTCGTTCTCTCCGTGCAGGGTCTCGTGTTCGCCCTCGCGTTCCTCGGTTTcctctgcttcgccgtcgtcgcggTGGTGAGCGTCGCCGCGTCGGTGGCCGACGAGGAGTGCAGTGGCGTACGCGCGCTCCGGCGGGCGTGGCGGCTCATGACGCGGGTGAGGAGGAAGGAGGGTCTCGTGCTGGTGCTGGTGGCACACCTCCTGCCGGCCGTTGTGAATCCGGCGTACGGGGTTGCTGTCGCGTATGCGAAGAAGAGCATGGTCATGACTTTGTGCATGGTGGCTGTGCATGCTTTTCTGTCTGGTGCGCAGCAACTGTTCTACTTGGCAGCAGCCATGGTGTACTATTACGAGGCCATGGAGAGCAAGGAGGTGGCTCCTTGTGGATATGCCAAAGATCCCATCAGGGGAAGGAAATGTCCGACTGATGATCCATAA